From the genome of Colletotrichum higginsianum IMI 349063 chromosome 4, whole genome shotgun sequence, one region includes:
- a CDS encoding Oxidoreductase domain containing protein yields MSSVWGFLRRNYLIFNPPVAPKQDDVVRFGILGAARIAPVALITPAMSHGEVVVQSVAARDRTKAAAFAAKHGIPDVKDSYQALIDDPSIDAVYIPLPNGLHYEWALKALQAGKHILLEKPSVSNAREAEALFGLPLLKGPNAPVLLEAFHYRFQPSWQFFLTLVDQDSVEHVKTSGRIPWFMTTGDGDIRFQYDLAGGALMDLGTYCVSGIRQTFGREAEECLEARFETMPAPEERTDYAWRIVWRMKGGGTAETEGGLRAASLNFGVPRLSVSHKAAVVDDPKLPPGQEKTRKRRIEFENFMLGGVWHRIDVEDEFVVKSTQTGEVVRRWTEKTTRKTYTFEEAGLEGKGTGEEWWLTYRHQLEQFVNRVKGRETGVWVDGEDSINQMRMIDMAYEKAGLPVRRSPGVAS; encoded by the exons ATGTCGTCTGTATGGGGTTTCCTTCGACGCAACTATCTCATCTTCAACCCACCTGTTGCACCGAAGCAGGATGACGTTGTCCGCTTCGGCATCCTAGGCGCCGCCAGGATCGC CCCAGTGGCCCTCATCACCCCCGCCATGTCTCATGGCGAAGTCGTCGTGCAGTCCGTAGCCGCCCGCGACCGCACCAAagccgccgccttcgccgcgaAGCATGGCATCCCGGACGTCAAGGACTCGTACCAGGCCCTCATCGATGACCCGtccatcgacgccgtctaCATCCCGCTACCGAACGGCCTGCACTACGAGTGGGCGCTCAAGGCCCTGCAGGCAGGGAAGCACATCCTCCTCGAGAAACCGTCGGTGTCCAATGCTcgggaggccgaggcgctgTTCGGGCTGCCCCTCCTGAAGGGCCCCAATGCCCCTGTGCTGCTGGAGGCGTTTCACTACCGCTTCCAGCCGAGCTGGCAGTTTTTCCTGaccctcgtcgaccaggaCAGCGTGGAGCACGTCAAGACAAGCGGGCGGATACCGTGGTTCATGacgacgggcgacggcgacatccGGTTCCAATATgaccttgccggcggcgcgctgATGGACTTGGGCACGTACTGCGTCAGCGGGATCAGGCAGACGTTCGggcgggaggcggaggagtGTCTGGAGGCGCGGTTCgagacgatgccggcgcccGAGGAGAGGACGGACTACGCGTGGCGGATCGTGtggaggatgaaggggggCGGGACTGCGGAGACTGAGGGCGGGCTGAGGGCAGCGTCGCTGAATTTCGGGGTACCCAGGCTGAGCGTGTCTCACAAGGCGGCCGTGGTCGACGATCCAAAGCTGCCGCCCGGGCAGGAGAAGACGCGCAAGAGGAGGATCGAATTTGAGAACTTCATGCTGGGCGGGGTGTGGCACcgcatcgacgtcgaggacgagttcgTCGTCAAGAGCACGCAGACCGGAGAGGTGGTGAGACGGTGGACCGAGAAGACGACGCGCAAGACGTACACGTTTGAGGAGGCCGGGTTGGAGGGGAAGGGTACGGGGGAAGAGTGGTGGCTCACGTATCGACATCAGTTGGAGCAGTTTGTTAACCGTGTCaaggggagggagacggGGGTCTGGGTGGACGGGGAGGACAGCATCAACCAGATGAGGATGATCGATATGGCGTACGAAAAGGCCGGGTTGCCGGTGAGAAGGTCGCCTGGCGTTGCCAGCTGA